In a genomic window of Bradyrhizobium ontarionense:
- a CDS encoding cytochrome c3 family protein, translating into MRWRLAAVVAVMIGVATLSAGLRAQTVLEKLVMPGPLVEKHAKLESECGKCHEAFTRKAQSGLCLDCHKEIAVDRRQRERLHGRDQAALTQECRQCHTDHKGRGTDIVQLDKETFNHDVTNYRLVDAHRNVPCAGCHVAKVKFRNAPSTCFECHKALDPHRGRLGERCENCHTTVKWRATKEFDHTKTRFPLVGAHKSVACGTCHSGQQYKDLQTSCGSCHRLQDVHAGRFGDKCEACHDQEKWKTVRFNHDKTRFPLRNAHAKVKCEGCHTGDLYRDKLATSCVSCHRKQDPHQGKLGERCETCHSDAGWRKKLSFDHEITRFPLIGLHKSVPCEECHRSPTYKNTPMACESCHKDFHQGRLGAQCASCHNPNGWRLWRFDHARQTRFPLVGVHQKITCEACHKAKSPPDLKLPMDCFSCHRSSDVHNGTFGQTCERCHVATGWRNVQIRN; encoded by the coding sequence ATGAGGTGGCGCCTTGCGGCAGTTGTCGCCGTCATGATCGGGGTTGCGACGCTGTCGGCCGGGCTTCGAGCGCAGACGGTGCTGGAAAAACTGGTGATGCCGGGCCCGCTGGTCGAGAAGCATGCCAAGCTCGAGAGCGAATGCGGAAAGTGCCATGAGGCCTTCACGCGGAAGGCGCAGTCGGGCCTCTGCCTCGATTGCCACAAGGAGATTGCCGTCGACCGCAGGCAGCGTGAGCGCCTGCATGGACGCGATCAGGCGGCGCTGACCCAGGAATGCAGGCAGTGTCACACTGACCACAAAGGGCGTGGAACCGACATCGTCCAGCTCGACAAGGAAACGTTCAACCACGACGTTACGAACTACAGGCTGGTCGATGCACACAGGAACGTGCCTTGTGCGGGATGTCACGTCGCGAAGGTGAAGTTCCGCAACGCGCCATCGACCTGCTTCGAGTGCCACAAGGCGCTCGATCCTCATCGCGGCCGGCTCGGTGAGCGCTGCGAGAATTGCCACACGACTGTGAAATGGCGTGCGACCAAGGAGTTCGATCACACGAAGACCCGGTTTCCCCTCGTTGGTGCCCATAAGTCGGTTGCTTGTGGAACGTGCCATTCCGGCCAGCAATATAAGGACCTGCAGACCTCTTGCGGCTCATGCCACCGTCTTCAGGACGTCCATGCCGGCCGCTTCGGCGACAAGTGCGAGGCGTGCCACGATCAGGAAAAATGGAAGACGGTCCGCTTCAATCACGACAAGACGCGCTTCCCGTTGCGAAATGCCCATGCCAAGGTGAAATGCGAGGGTTGCCATACCGGTGACCTCTATCGGGACAAGCTCGCGACGTCGTGCGTGTCCTGTCACCGCAAGCAGGATCCTCATCAGGGCAAGCTGGGCGAACGTTGCGAGACGTGCCACAGCGATGCGGGCTGGCGGAAGAAGCTCTCCTTCGATCATGAGATTACGCGCTTCCCGTTGATAGGCCTGCACAAGTCGGTGCCGTGCGAGGAGTGCCACCGCTCGCCGACCTACAAGAACACGCCGATGGCCTGTGAGAGCTGTCACAAGGATTTCCATCAGGGAAGGCTCGGGGCACAGTGCGCCAGTTGCCATAATCCGAACGGGTGGCGGCTGTGGCGCTTCGACCACGCGCGGCAGACCCGGTTCCCACTGGTCGGAGTCCACCAGAAGATCACGTGCGAGGCCTGCCACAAGGCCAAGTCGCCGCCGGATCTGAAGTTGCCGATGGATTGCTTCAGCTGTCATCGCAGTTCGGACGTGCACAACGGCACGTTCGGCCAGACGTGCGAGCGCTGCCATGTCGCAACGGGATGGCGCAACGTTCAGATCAGGAACTGA